A single window of Methylobacterium nodulans ORS 2060 DNA harbors:
- a CDS encoding beta-ketoacyl-ACP synthase, producing the protein MRAYRDAKGRPLVAVTGMGVVTSLGQGVAENWSALTAGRSGIHAITRFPTEGLRTRIAGTVDFLKAEPMVAPLLSERLAAAAAEEAVAEARIPGDFPGALFIAVPPVEMEWPQRQALAEAAGVSGDITYADLLRAASTRRFDDWHDLFIFGTVADRIADRFGTKGSPISLSTACSSGATAIQLGVEAIRRGEMTAALCIGTDGSVNPESLIRFSLLSALSTQNDPPEAASKPFARNRDGFVMGEGAAALVLEDAAAASARGARILGYVLGCGEKGDGFHRTRSSPDGAPIIAAIQDALDDAGLAPDEIDTVNAHGTGTPENDKMEALGCLAVLGERMRSVPISSNKSMIGHTLTAAGAIEAAFSLLTIATGRVPPTLNYAVPDPAIPLDVVTAARDLPVRTVLSNSFGFGGQNTCLVLAAEPA; encoded by the coding sequence ATGCGCGCCTATCGGGACGCCAAGGGCCGGCCCCTCGTCGCCGTCACGGGGATGGGCGTCGTCACCTCCCTCGGGCAGGGCGTGGCGGAGAACTGGTCGGCGCTGACGGCGGGGCGCTCGGGCATCCACGCCATCACCCGCTTCCCGACCGAGGGTCTGCGCACCCGCATCGCCGGCACGGTCGATTTCCTCAAGGCCGAGCCGATGGTGGCGCCTTTGCTCTCCGAGCGCCTCGCCGCCGCCGCCGCCGAGGAGGCAGTCGCCGAGGCCCGGATCCCGGGCGACTTCCCCGGCGCGCTGTTCATCGCCGTCCCGCCCGTCGAGATGGAATGGCCGCAGCGCCAGGCTCTTGCCGAGGCGGCGGGGGTGTCCGGCGACATCACCTACGCGGACCTGCTGCGGGCCGCCTCCACCCGCCGCTTCGACGACTGGCACGACCTGTTCATCTTCGGCACGGTGGCCGACCGCATCGCCGACCGCTTCGGCACCAAGGGGTCGCCGATCTCGCTCTCGACCGCCTGCTCGTCGGGCGCCACCGCGATCCAGCTCGGCGTCGAGGCGATCCGCCGCGGCGAGATGACGGCCGCCCTCTGCATCGGCACCGACGGCTCGGTGAATCCCGAATCGCTGATCCGCTTCTCGCTCCTTTCGGCCCTGTCGACCCAGAACGACCCGCCGGAGGCGGCCTCCAAGCCTTTCGCCAGGAACCGCGACGGCTTCGTGATGGGCGAGGGCGCCGCCGCCCTGGTGCTGGAGGATGCCGCAGCGGCTTCCGCCCGCGGCGCCCGGATCCTCGGCTACGTGCTCGGCTGCGGCGAGAAGGGCGACGGCTTCCATCGCACCCGCTCGAGCCCGGACGGCGCGCCGATCATCGCGGCGATCCAGGACGCTCTCGACGATGCCGGGCTCGCGCCGGATGAGATCGACACCGTGAACGCCCACGGCACCGGCACGCCGGAGAACGACAAGATGGAGGCGCTCGGCTGCCTCGCAGTCCTGGGCGAGCGCATGCGCAGCGTCCCGATCTCCTCCAACAAGTCGATGATCGGCCATACGCTGACCGCGGCCGGGGCGATCGAGGCGGCCTTCTCGCTCCTCACCATCGCGACCGGACGCGTGCCGCCGACGCTCAACTACGCGGTGCCGGATCCCGCAATCCCCCTCGACGTGGTGACGGCGGCCCGCGACCTGCCGGTCCGGACCGTGCTGTCGAACTCCTTCGGCTTCGGCGGGCAGAACACCTGCCTCGTCCTCGCGGCGGAGCCGGCGTGA
- a CDS encoding beta-ketoacyl-ACP synthase, producing the protein MSAREVVITGLGLVSGAGEGVAAHQAALAAGRPPRKDAETFAPWPVHPVAPLALDSQIPKKADQRQMEPWQRLGVYAAGLALDAAGLKGDAARKGAMHLIVAAGGGERDYAVDGQILTGLRAAADPGAFLNERLQNDLRPTLFLAQLSNLLAGNIAIVHGVTGASRTFMGEESSGVDALRIAQARIAAGQVDSMLVGGSYNAERADVLLVHEMGGFLYRPDYAPVFRREGTGGFILGSGAAFLVLESADHAAARRAAPLARLAAVASDRSRRAPGSVGASLTALWRQAGLADPDAVISGATGCAGITGEEAATLATLAPGARVSALGDLTGHTLEVTAPFGAALAAALVASGAAREVAVTAVGHRRGEGVLRILPAGSSA; encoded by the coding sequence GTGAGCGCCCGGGAGGTCGTGATCACCGGGCTCGGGCTGGTATCCGGGGCAGGCGAGGGCGTCGCGGCCCATCAGGCGGCGCTTGCTGCGGGCCGGCCGCCGCGCAAAGATGCCGAGACCTTCGCGCCCTGGCCGGTCCATCCGGTGGCGCCACTCGCCCTCGACAGTCAGATCCCCAAGAAGGCCGACCAGCGGCAGATGGAGCCCTGGCAGCGCCTCGGCGTCTACGCCGCCGGCCTCGCCCTCGATGCGGCCGGCCTCAAGGGGGATGCGGCGCGAAAGGGCGCCATGCATCTCATCGTGGCGGCGGGCGGCGGCGAGCGCGACTACGCGGTCGACGGGCAGATCCTCACCGGGCTTCGCGCCGCCGCCGATCCGGGCGCCTTCCTGAACGAGCGGCTGCAGAACGACCTACGTCCGACCCTCTTCCTCGCCCAGCTCTCGAACTTGCTCGCCGGCAACATCGCCATCGTGCACGGCGTGACGGGCGCCTCGCGCACCTTCATGGGCGAGGAATCGAGCGGCGTCGACGCCCTGCGCATCGCCCAGGCCCGCATCGCCGCCGGACAGGTCGACAGCATGCTGGTCGGCGGCTCCTACAATGCCGAGCGGGCGGACGTGCTGCTCGTCCACGAGATGGGCGGCTTCCTCTACCGGCCGGATTACGCGCCCGTTTTTCGCCGCGAGGGCACGGGCGGGTTCATCTTAGGAAGCGGCGCCGCCTTCCTGGTGCTGGAATCCGCCGACCACGCCGCCGCCCGCAGGGCCGCTCCGCTCGCCCGCCTCGCCGCCGTGGCGAGCGACCGCTCGCGGCGGGCGCCGGGCAGCGTCGGCGCGAGCCTGACCGCGCTCTGGCGGCAGGCCGGCCTCGCCGATCCGGATGCCGTCATCTCGGGCGCCACCGGCTGCGCCGGGATCACCGGCGAGGAGGCAGCCACGCTCGCCACGCTCGCACCCGGCGCCCGGGTGAGCGCGCTCGGCGACCTCACCGGCCACACCCTCGAAGTCACGGCCCCCTTCGGGGCCGCCCTCGCGGCCGCCCTGGTGGCTTCGGGCGCGGCCCGCGAGGTCGCCGTCACGGCGGTCGGGCACCGCCGCGGCGAGGGTGTCCTCCGCATCCTGCCCGCCGGGAGCTCCGCATGA
- a CDS encoding 3-hydroxyacyl-ACP dehydratase FabZ family protein produces MRLEYFEMIDHVVSIDREAGRIDARATVPMASPVFEGHFPGHPLVPGVLLTETMAQASGYLLLARSGFSHMPFLMGVDKARFRSFVGPGAELAVEASLEHDGSGYAVTKAAIRAEGKPLCNAELRFRTMPFPAGLDGPMRERARAIGLLDGAAADGAAA; encoded by the coding sequence ATGCGCCTCGAATATTTCGAGATGATCGACCACGTCGTGTCCATCGACCGGGAGGCCGGGCGGATCGACGCGCGCGCCACCGTGCCGATGGCAAGCCCGGTCTTCGAGGGGCACTTCCCTGGCCATCCCCTCGTGCCGGGGGTGCTCCTCACCGAGACCATGGCGCAGGCCTCCGGCTACCTGCTCCTCGCCCGTTCGGGATTCAGCCACATGCCGTTCCTCATGGGCGTCGACAAGGCGCGCTTCCGCTCCTTCGTGGGGCCGGGCGCGGAACTCGCGGTGGAAGCGAGCCTGGAGCATGACGGCTCGGGCTACGCCGTCACCAAGGCGGCCATCCGCGCAGAGGGCAAGCCGCTCTGCAATGCGGAGCTGCGCTTCAGGACCATGCCGTTCCCGGCGGGCCTCGACGGGCCGATGCGGGAGCGCGCGCGGGCCATCGGGCTCCTCGACGGGGCCGCCGCGGACGGGGCCGCCGCGTGA
- a CDS encoding acyl carrier protein, giving the protein MSDTFDRVADIIAETADIPRDSITPESHAIDDLGIDSLAFLDIAFAIDKAFGIKLPLEQWTQEVNEGKVPAEQYFVLKNLCARIDSLVAEKAAKV; this is encoded by the coding sequence ATGTCCGACACCTTCGACCGCGTTGCCGACATCATCGCCGAGACGGCCGACATCCCGCGCGACTCGATCACGCCGGAGAGCCACGCGATCGACGATCTCGGCATCGACAGCCTCGCCTTCCTCGACATCGCCTTCGCGATCGACAAGGCCTTCGGCATCAAGCTGCCCCTCGAACAATGGACCCAGGAGGTCAACGAGGGCAAGGTGCCGGCCGAGCAGTACTTCGTGCTGAAGAATCTCTGCGCCCGCATCGACAGCCTGGTGGCCGAGAAGGCCGCCAAGGTCTGA